The Candidatus Paceibacterota bacterium genome segment TAGTGTCGAAGGTGCCTATATTGAACTTGGAGTGCGGATTCTGAGACAGCTGGCTCTTGATGATCTCAAGCGTTTCGGCGTCGATCTTTCCGCTCGAAAGGCATTTGGTGCAGTTCTTCCTGACCAGCCTTTGCGCTATGACAAGGTTCAGCGTGGAAGCGAGAAGGAACGGTTCAGCTCCCATGTCGATCATTCGGGGGATCGCAAGAGACGCGCTGTTCGTGTGGAGGGTTGCAAGGACGAGGTGTCCCGTGAGCGAGGCCTGGATCGCCATATTAAGTGTTTCTTTATCCCTTATCTCTCCGACCATGATGATGTTCGGGTCCTGGCGGAGGAATGACCGGAGTCCGTCCGCAAAAGTGATGCCGGTCTTTTTGTTGACCTGCGTCTGGTTTATCCTGGCTATGTCGTATTCGATCGGATCTTCAATGGTGCAGATGTTGACCTCCTGTTTGTTCAATATGTGCAATATGGAATAAAGAGTGGTTGTTTTTCCGCTTCCGGTGGGGCCTGTCACGAGGATCATTCCCTGAGTTTTCATGATGTTCGCATAAAGCGATTCATGGCAGTTCTCGGATAGTCCCAGTTCGGCGAAGCTGACGGGTCCGAGGGATCCTGAAAGTATCCTGAGCACGGCTTTTTCTCCATGGAATGTCGGCATGATGGAAACTCTGACCGAAATATCCCTGTCTTGAGATCTGAATTTGAACCGGCCGTCCTGGGGCGCTCTGTGTTCATCGATCTGCAGGTTCGAAAGGATCTTGATCCTTGCGATAAGGGCGGAATGAACGATGGCGGGAAGTTCCGTGATGTCATGCAAAATGCCGTCGATCCTGAATCTCACAACGACCTTGTTCGCAAATATCTCAAAGTGGATGTCGGACGCGTTGCCATAGGCCGCATAGTCCAGGATCGTGTCCATGATGGAAATGATCGGGATCTCCTGGGCGATCTTTGCGGGATCATCCTGGCTCGTTTTTGCTTTTTCGATGTTGCTTTCGATTATATCATAGAATTCCTTTCCGATATCGCGCTTGTAGTTTTTCATCGCCTTTTTCAGCTTTTCTTTTCCGGCAATATATATTTTGACCGGCATGCCAGTCGTTATTTTCACATATTCTATGGTTTCAAGGTCCAGGGGATCCTGCATGGCAATCTTCAGGAATCCTTTTTCTTCCCCGAATGCGATGAGCTGTTTTTTTTGGGCCATGCTTTCGCTTATTCTGGAAAGTACCTTCGAATCGATCTTTTCTTTGGAGGGATCGGCTTCGGGAACATCAAGATATTCCGAAAGAAGTTCGGTGAGATAGTTTTCGGTCAGCATGTTGCCGCCGATGAGCACATCCGCTATCGATTCTCCGGACCGGATGGACTCTTCTTTCGCTTTTGCAAAATCGGATCCGTCGATAATTCCGGAATCCAGGATTATTTTTTCCAATGTTTTTTCGGGGAGAAGCATGGGCGAAAGTCAAAAGTTAATAGTCCAAAGTCAAAAGTCGTAAGTTTAAAACCAAAAGTCAAAAGCTTAAAGTCTAAATCAAAATCAAAATTATAGAATCATTATGATACCAGCTTCAGCTTGTCGAGGCCCAGTCTGTCGCCGAAATATAGCGAGAGGGAAAGGACGGTGATGGCCGCTATGATCATATATGGCGCGATGGGTATGAGCTCTCTTTTTTGAAGTGCGTAATAATTGAAAATTTGCTTTATGACCAGAAGCCCGAAAACGGCAAAGACATAGATGATAAAATTCGGCCAGCCGGCGA includes the following:
- a CDS encoding GspE/PulE family protein encodes the protein MLLPEKTLEKIILDSGIIDGSDFAKAKEESIRSGESIADVLIGGNMLTENYLTELLSEYLDVPEADPSKEKIDSKVLSRISESMAQKKQLIAFGEEKGFLKIAMQDPLDLETIEYVKITTGMPVKIYIAGKEKLKKAMKNYKRDIGKEFYDIIESNIEKAKTSQDDPAKIAQEIPIISIMDTILDYAAYGNASDIHFEIFANKVVVRFRIDGILHDITELPAIVHSALIARIKILSNLQIDEHRAPQDGRFKFRSQDRDISVRVSIMPTFHGEKAVLRILSGSLGPVSFAELGLSENCHESLYANIMKTQGMILVTGPTGSGKTTTLYSILHILNKQEVNICTIEDPIEYDIARINQTQVNKKTGITFADGLRSFLRQDPNIIMVGEIRDKETLNMAIQASLTGHLVLATLHTNSASLAIPRMIDMGAEPFLLASTLNLVIAQRLVRKNCTKCLSSGKIDAETLEIIKSQLSQNPHSKFNIGTFDTIYSANGCEICGKSGYRGRIGIFEFLNITSEIKKLILRKAQGSEIRDTAEKEGMVPMFEDGLEKVQKGLTTISEILRVIRE